The nucleotide sequence CCCACGGGCGCAAGAACGACGCCGCCGTACGCCTGGGCATAGGCCGCAACACCATCACCCGCAAGATCTCGGAACTGGGCATAGACGGCGCCAAGGACGATTGATGCATGGCCGGACGGGGACTCCCCCGTCCGCTTTTCCCCTCGGCGTCCCTTGCACGCCACAACACCCACAACAAAGGCGGGCGATAAGGTAAGCTGGCGCCTGCCGGACTGTTTCGTCTGGTCTTAACTTTCATTGTGGAACTGTATGCTGATTAACTGCGTGGCCTACCAGGATGGCAAAAAACTGGCCGACTTGCCGATTGACGATATCAGCGATTACGTCGAGCGCCCCGACTGTTTCGTCTGGGTGGCCTTGCTCGATGCCACGCCGGCCGAGCTGAAACAGATGCAGCACGAGTTTTGCCTGCATGAACTGGCCGTCGAGGATGCGCAGCGGGGCCATCAGCGTCCGAAGATCGAGGAATATGGCGACTCCCTGTTTGCCGTGGTAAAAACCGTGGAAATGGTCGAGAACGAACTGGTCATGGGCGAAGTCGACATTTTCGTTGGCGCCAATTATGTGCTCTCGTCGCGCAGCAACAGCTCGCAAGGTTTCCTCGGCGTGCGCGCGCGTGCCGAGCGCGAACCGCACCTGTTGCGCCAGGGCTCGGCCTTCGTGCTGTACGCGCTGATGGACGCCGTCGTCGACCGCTACTTTCCCGTGCTCGATGCACTCGAATCGGAGCTGGAGCTGATCGAGGACCGCATCTTCGACCGCGGCACCGAGCGCGACAATATCGAACGGCTGTACCAGTTGAAACGCAAGGTCATGGTTTTGCGCCACGTGGTGGCGCCCCTGATGGAGGCGGT is from Janthinobacterium sp. 61 and encodes:
- the corA gene encoding magnesium/cobalt transporter CorA; amino-acid sequence: MLINCVAYQDGKKLADLPIDDISDYVERPDCFVWVALLDATPAELKQMQHEFCLHELAVEDAQRGHQRPKIEEYGDSLFAVVKTVEMVENELVMGEVDIFVGANYVLSSRSNSSQGFLGVRARAEREPHLLRQGSAFVLYALMDAVVDRYFPVLDALESELELIEDRIFDRGTERDNIERLYQLKRKVMVLRHVVAPLMEAVGKLHGGRVPPLCHDTQEYFRDVHDHLARINGTLDTIRDTISTAIQVNLSMVAIDESEVNKQLAAWAAIFAVFTAFAGVWGMNFKFMPELDWQYGYPVAVGLMSCVCGYMYYLFKRSGWL